TGAAGGAGACGTTGATCGTATGCGACGCGGACAGGGTTGCGTCATTGTTCTTCTGGAACAGCAAGGTCATCTTCATCTTGCCGTCCGGGATGTCGATATCGCCGCGAATGGCGGAGCCGACCGGCTGGCCGGGCCCGCCGACATTCTCCAGCCGCCAGACGACCGTTCCGTTATAGATGCGGTCGACCTTGTCCGGCTCCTGGAGCGAGGCGACCCACATTTCGGCCTTCTGCGCCACCGGCACCGACGTCGCGCGCTTGCCGGACACTGGCGCGGAGGCGGCCGACCCGCCCTCGACGCGGTCGCCGAACTTGCCGGCGTCAGCCGATTCGGCGGGGCCCGATTCCTCGGGTTTCAGCTTGGCGAGGTCTTCCGGCCGCTCGCGCAGATACCAGGCGAGCGCGCCGACCACCGCGATCAGGGCGACGAGAACGGCGCCAAGAGCGATGATGCGGGTCGGCGGGCGGCGCGATTTGGGCGGCATCGGCAAGGGCGCAGCGGGGCGTTGCGGCTCACGCGCGGGCGCGTCGCTTTCCGTCTCGGCGAGGGTTTCGCGCCAGGCGTCCTCGGCGCTGCGCTCGCCGGGCGGCAATTCCGGCGGCGCCGGCGGCTTCACCGCCGCGCTCGCGGACGATTCCGCCTTGGCCGATCCGGCTCTTGGGCCGGAGGAATTTTTCGCCGCGAGTTCAATCTCGACGCGGGTGATGGCCTCTTCGAGCGCGCGGCCCTCGGCGGCGATGTCGGCTTCCGCGACCGGCGGCTGAATGCCGCGCAATTGGCTGAACAGCGCCTTGCGCGCACGCTCGTAGACCACTTGCCTGGACTCGGGCGTCTGTTGCGGAAGAGCGGCAATGGCGCGGGAGATCAATGAATAGTAGTCAGCCATGATCGGTTAAGAGCACTTCCCTCCGGGCGCGTCAATCCTGACCCCTTGCAAAGCCGGGAAAAACCGGGGATTTGAGCGCCAACGCGTCGGCGATCCCGTCGGGGCGGCGCCCGGCCGCAGGTTGGAGAATTCGCATGTCTTTGCTTCGTTCGCTGGCGCGTGTTTCCTGCGCCGCTCTTTTCGTCGCGCTTCTCGCGCCCTCGGCGGCGCGCGCCATCAGCATGGATAAAGCGTCGACGATCAGGGACCAGTGCGAGATTTCGATCGGGCCGGACCTCATCGGCATCGTATCCTACATGCCCGATCGCTCCCGCGACCGCTACTGCGGCGAGTTCCCGGCGACCGGACGAATCATCCTGACGATCGACCTTATCGCCGAACGCTTGCGTGAACTGCCGATCGAGGTGCGCATCGTGAAGGAGCCTCGCGGACCGCTTTCCGAAGAGGACGATCTTGCGCCCTTCACCGTCGCCTATTTCGCGCCGCGCCTTTATCCCGGCGGCGCCGCGCCGGTCGAGCATGTCTTCGAGGAGAGCGGCAATTACGCCGCCTTCATCTCCGTCACCGAGTCGTCGGGCGCAAAACGCACCACGCGCTTCGGTTTCACGGTGGGCGGATGGCTGCAGTTCTACGCCACGGCGATCCTCGCCGGCGTCTTCCTGACGGGCATGGTTTTCGCCTATTGGCAATATAGCGACGCCGGCGTCAAAGGCATGCGGCGCAAGCGTCTCTGACGTTGCGTATCTCTCAGCTCTGTTCGCGTTTTCGCGGCGCGGCGATGAGCCAGTAGATGGCGCCGGCCAGCGCGCCGGTGAGAAAGAAAAGAAGCGCCAGGCGGCTTTCGGCTTCATTGATCTGCTGGGCGCGCCCGAGTCCTTTCGCGGCGCGCACGATCCAGGGCGAGGCGCCCGCCAGCACGCCGCTGACGCCGGAATACCAAATGAAGGACCGTACGCCCGCGGCTTCGCCCACCAGCGCGGCGACCGCGAGCGGGGCGGCGCATGTCGCGACGATCACCGCCCAGATTATAAAGCTCAGCGTGGCGAAAGCCTGCTCGGGATCGCCTTCATTCGCCGCTGCGTCGAAGACCGCGAAAAGTCCCGCGACGACGGCGGCCAGCCCCGCTTCACGCGTCGCGGTGTCGAAGAGCGCCGAGACGACGAGAAAAATCGCGCCGGCGCCCGCCGCGATGACGAAGCCGAAGCACATGACGATCAACCGGCGCAGCATCATCCCTCATTTGCGCCCGGCTTACGGTTCGAGCACAGAATCCCAATACAGGTAATCCATCCAGCTTTCATGCAGATAATTCGGCGGGAACAGCCTGCCGTTGCGATGCAGATCCGCGATGCTGGGCTGATAGGCCGTCTGCGCCGGCATCATATGCGCCTCATGCGGAAGCCGGTCGCCCTTGCGCAGATTGCAGGGCGAACAGGCCGCGACGACATTCTCCCATGTGGTCGCGCCGCCTTTCGAGCGCGGGATGACGTGGTCGAAGGTCAATTCGTCATGGGCGCCGCAATATTGGCAGGTGAAGCGGTCGCGCAGGAAGACGTTAAAACGAGTAAAGGCCGGCTGACGGGCCGGCCTTACATATTCCTTCAGCGAAACAACCGAGGGCAGACGGATCTCGAAACTCGGACTTTTGACGGTCTTGTCATATTCCGAAACAATATTGACCCGATCGAGGAAGACCGCCTTGATCGCGTCCTGCCAACCCCACAATGAAAGCGGGTAGTAGCTCAACGGCCTATAATCCGCATTCAGCACAAGCGCGGGACATGCCTGCGGCGAAACATTCTGTTGTCTAAAGTGAGCGGTCACCCTGCCAGCCTCTCGGTTTCGAGAAGGGCCTGATGGACCGCGCC
The nucleotide sequence above comes from Methylocystis parvus OBBP. Encoded proteins:
- a CDS encoding HNH endonuclease produces the protein MLNADYRPLSYYPLSLWGWQDAIKAVFLDRVNIVSEYDKTVKSPSFEIRLPSVVSLKEYVRPARQPAFTRFNVFLRDRFTCQYCGAHDELTFDHVIPRSKGGATTWENVVAACSPCNLRKGDRLPHEAHMMPAQTAYQPSIADLHRNGRLFPPNYLHESWMDYLYWDSVLEP